Proteins from one Juglans microcarpa x Juglans regia isolate MS1-56 chromosome 6S, Jm3101_v1.0, whole genome shotgun sequence genomic window:
- the LOC121236410 gene encoding protein LATERAL ORGAN BOUNDARIES-like: protein MASSSSYNSPCAACKFLRRKCMPGCIFAPYFPPEEPQKFANVHKIFGASNVTKLLNELLPHQREDAVNSLAYEAEARVRDPVYGCVGAISFLQRQVQRLQKELDAANADLIRYACNEIPPALPPHPGLNPIQSMAPARSRPIELRRRVDNQAGGFNYQQPLANFPLPYPFPWNENPSGNTDEGGQDGM, encoded by the coding sequence ATGGCTTCATCCAGCTCCTACAATTCTCCCTGTGCTGCCTGCAAGTTCTTGAGGAGAAAATGCATGCCAGGTTGCATCTTTGCACCCTACTTCCCACCAGAGGAGCCCCAAAAATTCGCCAATGTTCACAAGATCTTTGGTGCAAGCAATGTGACTAAGCTCCTCAATGAGCTTCTTCCTCACCAGAGAGAGGATGCAGTTAACTCTCTCGCCTATGAGGCTGAGGCAAGAGTAAGAGACCCCGTTTATGGCTGTGTTGGTGCCATTTCATTCCTTCAGAGACAAGTTCAAAGGCTCCAGAAGGAACTTGATGCAGCCAATGCTGACCTGATACGCTATGCTTGCAATGAAATTCCCCCGGCTTTGCCTCCACATCCGGGGCTAAATCCAATTCAATCAATGGCTCCAGCTCGCTCAAGACCGATTGAGCTTCGTAGAAGAGTTGACAATCAAGCAGGAGGATTTAATTATCAACAACCTCTAGCTAATTTCCCTCTACCTTACCCTTTTCCATGGAATGAAAATCCTTCAGGGAATACCGACGAAGGAGGCCAGGATGGTATGTGA
- the LOC121237659 gene encoding uncharacterized protein LOC121237659 isoform X1, with protein sequence MWQSVKGSRRGRGGHSRAESSARSWKDAQGLPPRRNLHDEEATFSCESTQATAAATFSNESTQAVVAEPVLESMDVAQGGEGNISTDLVPPIKKRGRGPARGTQFDRLRKVGKIPLVIKDGHRGPSCEHASIFTGRVTWIVKVYADMRHASWSCVPEEEKQELIDRVRADFVLDWTKDNHKEMVITYLSDKYNHYHYELHKVYLKYASHEDALRGGTEMVDKAVWQSQCERWASGTFKEKSRRNSTNRSKLKVKHTGGRKSFVRILEEKRETTPNMVAFYKETHWSRLKGKFINATTENNYNLMVEKLNEKDPEEDVDEAAAAVFKDVLGFRSGYAQGMGHMVIPDPSPSMKKSKAFVRLAEENERNKTCAEMYKSKLDQIMSDMAGLRREFSECEKGMNFRMSELEGNTESHRETQQDA encoded by the exons ATGTGGCAATCTGTAAAAGGGAGTAGGAGGGGGCGAGGTGGACACTCAAGAGCAGAATCTTCTGCACGTAGCTGGAAAGATGCACAAGGATTGCCTCCAAGAAGGAATCTACATGACGAGGAGGCCACATTTTCTTGTGAATCAACTCAAGCTACAGCAGCTGCCACATTTTCAAATGAATCGACTCAAGCTGTAGTAGCTGAACCTGTACTGGAGTCCATGGATGTAGCACAAGGTGGGGAGGGGAATATTAGTACAG ATTTAGTTCCACCCATTAAGAAACGAGGCCGAGGGCCTGCACGGGGTACACAATTTGACCGCCTCCGAAAGGTGGGTAAGATTCCATTGGTTATAAAGGATGGTCATAGAGGTCCATCGTGCGAGCATGCCTCAATCTTTACGGGTCGAGTGACTTGGATCGTTAAAGTATATGCCGACATGAGGCATGCAAGTTGGAGTTGTGTACCTGAGGAGGAGAAGCAAGAGCTAATTGATCGTGTTAGG GCGGACTTTGTATTGGACTGGACAAAAGACAACCATAAAGAAATGGTGATAACGTATCTTTCCGATAAGTACAATCACTATCACTATGAATTGCACaaagtatatttaaaatatgcttCGCATGAGGATGCCCTACGTGGTGGGACAGAAATGGTGGACAAAGCAGTTTGGCAATCACAATGTGAAAGGTGGGCTAGCGGAACATTCAAG gaGAAGTCCCGAAGAAACAGTACGAATCGTTCAAAACTGAAGGTGAAACATACAGGCGGAAGGAAATCCTTTGTTAGGATTTTGGAAGAGAAG CGGGAGACGACACCAAATATGGTCGCTTTTTATAAAGAAACACATTGGTCGAGGCTGAAGGGGAAATTTATCAACGCAACAACTGAAAACAATTAT AATCTAATGGTGGAGAAATTGAACGAAAAAGACCCTGAGGAGGACGTTGATGAAGCGGCTGCAGCTGTTTTCAAAGATGTTTTAGGATTTAGATCTGGGTACGCCCAGGGGATGGGGCACATGGTCATTCCCGACCCCTCTCCCTCAATGAAGAAGAGCAAGGCATTTGTGCGTCTGGCTGAAGAGAATGAACGAAACAAGACTTGTGCAGAAATGTACAAGAGTAAACTAGACCAAATAATGAGTGATATGGCCGGATTGAGGAGAGAATTTTCTGAGTGTGAGAAAGGGATGAACTTCAGGATGTCTGAGTTGGAAGGAAATACTGAGTCTCATAGAGAGACTCAGCAAGATGCTTAG
- the LOC121237659 gene encoding uncharacterized protein LOC121237659 isoform X2, producing the protein MWQSVKGSRRGRGGHSRAESSARSWKDAQGLPPRRNLHDEEATFSCESTQATAAATFSNESTQAVVAEPVLESMDVAQGGEGNISTVPPIKKRGRGPARGTQFDRLRKVGKIPLVIKDGHRGPSCEHASIFTGRVTWIVKVYADMRHASWSCVPEEEKQELIDRVRADFVLDWTKDNHKEMVITYLSDKYNHYHYELHKVYLKYASHEDALRGGTEMVDKAVWQSQCERWASGTFKEKSRRNSTNRSKLKVKHTGGRKSFVRILEEKRETTPNMVAFYKETHWSRLKGKFINATTENNYNLMVEKLNEKDPEEDVDEAAAAVFKDVLGFRSGYAQGMGHMVIPDPSPSMKKSKAFVRLAEENERNKTCAEMYKSKLDQIMSDMAGLRREFSECEKGMNFRMSELEGNTESHRETQQDA; encoded by the exons ATGTGGCAATCTGTAAAAGGGAGTAGGAGGGGGCGAGGTGGACACTCAAGAGCAGAATCTTCTGCACGTAGCTGGAAAGATGCACAAGGATTGCCTCCAAGAAGGAATCTACATGACGAGGAGGCCACATTTTCTTGTGAATCAACTCAAGCTACAGCAGCTGCCACATTTTCAAATGAATCGACTCAAGCTGTAGTAGCTGAACCTGTACTGGAGTCCATGGATGTAGCACAAGGTGGGGAGGGGAATATTAGTACAG TTCCACCCATTAAGAAACGAGGCCGAGGGCCTGCACGGGGTACACAATTTGACCGCCTCCGAAAGGTGGGTAAGATTCCATTGGTTATAAAGGATGGTCATAGAGGTCCATCGTGCGAGCATGCCTCAATCTTTACGGGTCGAGTGACTTGGATCGTTAAAGTATATGCCGACATGAGGCATGCAAGTTGGAGTTGTGTACCTGAGGAGGAGAAGCAAGAGCTAATTGATCGTGTTAGG GCGGACTTTGTATTGGACTGGACAAAAGACAACCATAAAGAAATGGTGATAACGTATCTTTCCGATAAGTACAATCACTATCACTATGAATTGCACaaagtatatttaaaatatgcttCGCATGAGGATGCCCTACGTGGTGGGACAGAAATGGTGGACAAAGCAGTTTGGCAATCACAATGTGAAAGGTGGGCTAGCGGAACATTCAAG gaGAAGTCCCGAAGAAACAGTACGAATCGTTCAAAACTGAAGGTGAAACATACAGGCGGAAGGAAATCCTTTGTTAGGATTTTGGAAGAGAAG CGGGAGACGACACCAAATATGGTCGCTTTTTATAAAGAAACACATTGGTCGAGGCTGAAGGGGAAATTTATCAACGCAACAACTGAAAACAATTAT AATCTAATGGTGGAGAAATTGAACGAAAAAGACCCTGAGGAGGACGTTGATGAAGCGGCTGCAGCTGTTTTCAAAGATGTTTTAGGATTTAGATCTGGGTACGCCCAGGGGATGGGGCACATGGTCATTCCCGACCCCTCTCCCTCAATGAAGAAGAGCAAGGCATTTGTGCGTCTGGCTGAAGAGAATGAACGAAACAAGACTTGTGCAGAAATGTACAAGAGTAAACTAGACCAAATAATGAGTGATATGGCCGGATTGAGGAGAGAATTTTCTGAGTGTGAGAAAGGGATGAACTTCAGGATGTCTGAGTTGGAAGGAAATACTGAGTCTCATAGAGAGACTCAGCAAGATGCTTAG